A stretch of the Aegilops tauschii subsp. strangulata cultivar AL8/78 chromosome 4, Aet v6.0, whole genome shotgun sequence genome encodes the following:
- the LOC109757212 gene encoding protein HOTHEAD-like isoform X3 produces MAAPGLRGSSVALVLAATVLGSFYLRPAVSQQQGQGEEAAGEEEEAQRQRYNFRFVRHARDAPLVSHYNYIVVGGGTAGCPLAATLSERSRVLLLERGGYPYGNRNVSSEYHFADALADTSPRSPAQRFVSEDGVVNARARVLGGGSCLNAGFYTRASSEYVRAAGWDARLVNASYRWVERELVFRPDVPRWQGALREGLLQAGVTPDNGYTVDHVPGTKIGGTIFDSAGRRHTAADFLRGANPRRLTVFLHATVSQVLFRRRGTHIPVAYGVVFTDPMGVQHRVYLRGVGRSEVILAAGTLGSPQLLMLSGVGPRAHLEKHGVRAVVDRPMVGQGVADNPMNSVFVPSPVPVALSLVQVVGVTRFGSFIEGVSGSQFGIPLHSRRRAHSFGMFSPMAMRRAAEVMRGLDRRAFRGGFILEKILGPLSTGHVELRSTDPHANPAVTFNYFRDPRDVERCVRGIQTIERVVRSRAFSRFTYANATAMDVAFDRAALAKFLNLLPRHPRDTRPLQQYCRDTVMTIWHYHGGCHVGPVVDPDYRVIGVAGLRVVDSSTFKYSPGTNPQATVMMLGRYMGLKIQEEGWRPGPRN; encoded by the exons ATGGCGGCGCCTGGCCTTCGGGGCTCATCCGTGGCGCTTGTCCTCGCCGCGACGGTTCTTGGCTCATTTTACCTCAGACCCGCCGTCTCGCAGCAGCAGGGCCAGGGAGAGGAAGCtgcaggcgaggaggaggaggcgcagcGGCAGAGGTACAACTTCCGGTTCGTGCGGCACGCGCGGGACGCGCCGCTGGTGTCCCACTACAACTACATCGTGGTCGGCGGCGGCACGGCGGGCTGCCCGCTGGCGGCCACGCTGTCGGAGCGTTCGCGCGTGCTCCTCCTGGAGCGCGGCGGCTACCCGTACGGCAACCGCAACGTGTCCAGCGAGTACCACTTCGCGGACGCGCTGGCGGACACGTCGCCGCGGTCGCCGGCGCAGCGGTTCGTGTCGGAGGACGGCGTCGTCAACGCCCGCGCGCGCGTGCTGGGCGGCGGGAGCTGCCTCAACGCCGGCTTCTACACGCGCGCCAGCAGCGAGTACGTGCGCGCCGCCGGGTGGGACGCGCGCCTGGTGAACGCCTCGTACCGGTGGGTGGAGCGCGAGCTGGTGTTCCGCCCGGACGTGCCGCGGTGGCAGGGCGCGCTCCGCGAGGGCCTCCTCCAGGCCGGCGTCACCCCGGACAACGGCTACACCGTCGACCACGTCCCCGGCACCAAGATCGGCGGCACCATCTTCGACAGCGCCGGCCGCCGTCACACCGCCGCCGACTTCCTCCGCGGCGCCAACCCCAGGCGCCTCACCGTGTTCCTGCACGCCACCGTGTCGCAGGTCCTCTTCCGGCGCAGAGGTACGCACAT CCCCGTGGCGTACGGTGTGGTGTTCACGGACCCCATGGGGGTGCAGCACCGCGTGTACCTGCGGGGCGTGGGGAGGAGCGAGGTGATCCTGGCGGCGGGGACGCTGGGGAGCCCGCAGCTGCTGATGCTGAGCGGCGTCGGCCCGCGCGCGCACCTGGAGAAGCACGGCGTCCGCGCCGTCGTGGACCGCCCCATGGTCGGGCAGGGCGTGGCCGACAACCCCATGAACTCGGTGTTCGTCCCGTCCCCCGTCCCCGTCGCGCTCTCGCTGGTCCAGGTCGTCGGCGTCACCCGCTTCGGCAGCTTCATCGAGGGCGTCAGCGGCTCCCAGTTCGGCATCCCCCTCCactcccgccgccgcgcccactCCTTTGGCATGTTCTCCCCCATG GCGatgcggcgggcggcggaggtgATGCGGGGGCTGGACCGGCGGGCGTTCCGGGGCGGCTTCATCCTGGAGAAGATCCTAGGGCCGCTCTCCACGGGGCACGTGGAGCTGCGGTCGACGGACCCGCACGCGAACCCGGCGGTGACCTTCAACTACTTCCGGGACCCCAGGGACGTGGAGCGGTGCGTGCGCGGGATCCAGACCATCGAGCGGGTGGTGCGCTCGCGGGCCTTCTCCCGCTTCACCTACGCCAACGCGACCGCCATGGACGTCGCCTTCGACCGTGCCGCGCTGGCCAAGTTCCTCAACTTGCTGCCCCGGCACCCCCGGGACACGCGCCCGCTGCAGCAGTACTGCCGGGACACGGTGATGACCATCTGGCACTACCACGGCGGCTGCCACGTCGGGCCCGTCGTCGACCCGGACTACCGCGTCATCGGCgtcgccggcctccgcgtcgtcgACAGCTCCACCTTCAAGTACTCCCCCGGCACCAACCCGCAGGCCACCGTCATGATGCTCGGCAG GTACATGGGGCTGAAGATTCAGGAGGAGGGATGGAGGCCAGGACCCAGAAATTAA
- the LOC109757212 gene encoding protein HOTHEAD-like isoform X2, translated as MAAPGLRGSSVALVLAATVLGSFYLRPAVSQQQGQGEEAAGEEEEAQRQRYNFRFVRHARDAPLVSHYNYIVVGGGTAGCPLAATLSERSRVLLLERGGYPYGNRNVSSEYHFADALADTSPRSPAQRFVSEDGVVNARARVLGGGSCLNAGFYTRASSEYVRAAGWDARLVNASYRWVERELVFRPDVPRWQGALREGLLQAGVTPDNGYTVDHVPGTKIGGTIFDSAGRRHTAADFLRGANPRRLTVFLHATVSQVLFRRREGSASPVAYGVVFTDPMGVQHRVYLRGVGRSEVILAAGTLGSPQLLMLSGVGPRAHLEKHGVRAVVDRPMVGQGVADNPMNSVFVPSPVPVALSLVQVVGVTRFGSFIEGVSGSQFGIPLHSRRRTGQLGTLPPRERTAEAMRRAAEVMRGLDRRAFRGGFILEKILGPLSTGHVELRSTDPHANPAVTFNYFRDPRDVERCVRGIQTIERVVRSRAFSRFTYANATAMDVAFDRAALAKFLNLLPRHPRDTRPLQQYCRDTVMTIWHYHGGCHVGPVVDPDYRVIGVAGLRVVDSSTFKYSPGTNPQATVMMLGRYMGLKIQEEGWRPGPRN; from the exons ATGGCGGCGCCTGGCCTTCGGGGCTCATCCGTGGCGCTTGTCCTCGCCGCGACGGTTCTTGGCTCATTTTACCTCAGACCCGCCGTCTCGCAGCAGCAGGGCCAGGGAGAGGAAGCtgcaggcgaggaggaggaggcgcagcGGCAGAGGTACAACTTCCGGTTCGTGCGGCACGCGCGGGACGCGCCGCTGGTGTCCCACTACAACTACATCGTGGTCGGCGGCGGCACGGCGGGCTGCCCGCTGGCGGCCACGCTGTCGGAGCGTTCGCGCGTGCTCCTCCTGGAGCGCGGCGGCTACCCGTACGGCAACCGCAACGTGTCCAGCGAGTACCACTTCGCGGACGCGCTGGCGGACACGTCGCCGCGGTCGCCGGCGCAGCGGTTCGTGTCGGAGGACGGCGTCGTCAACGCCCGCGCGCGCGTGCTGGGCGGCGGGAGCTGCCTCAACGCCGGCTTCTACACGCGCGCCAGCAGCGAGTACGTGCGCGCCGCCGGGTGGGACGCGCGCCTGGTGAACGCCTCGTACCGGTGGGTGGAGCGCGAGCTGGTGTTCCGCCCGGACGTGCCGCGGTGGCAGGGCGCGCTCCGCGAGGGCCTCCTCCAGGCCGGCGTCACCCCGGACAACGGCTACACCGTCGACCACGTCCCCGGCACCAAGATCGGCGGCACCATCTTCGACAGCGCCGGCCGCCGTCACACCGCCGCCGACTTCCTCCGCGGCGCCAACCCCAGGCGCCTCACCGTGTTCCTGCACGCCACCGTGTCGCAGGTCCTCTTCCGGCGCAGAG AGGGGTCGGCGAGCCCCGTGGCGTACGGTGTGGTGTTCACGGACCCCATGGGGGTGCAGCACCGCGTGTACCTGCGGGGCGTGGGGAGGAGCGAGGTGATCCTGGCGGCGGGGACGCTGGGGAGCCCGCAGCTGCTGATGCTGAGCGGCGTCGGCCCGCGCGCGCACCTGGAGAAGCACGGCGTCCGCGCCGTCGTGGACCGCCCCATGGTCGGGCAGGGCGTGGCCGACAACCCCATGAACTCGGTGTTCGTCCCGTCCCCCGTCCCCGTCGCGCTCTCGCTGGTCCAGGTCGTCGGCGTCACCCGCTTCGGCAGCTTCATCGAGGGCGTCAGCGGCTCCCAGTTCGGCATCCCCCTCCactcccgccgccgc ACGGGGCAGCTCGGGACGCTGCCGCCGAGGGAGAGGACGGCGGAGGCGatgcggcgggcggcggaggtgATGCGGGGGCTGGACCGGCGGGCGTTCCGGGGCGGCTTCATCCTGGAGAAGATCCTAGGGCCGCTCTCCACGGGGCACGTGGAGCTGCGGTCGACGGACCCGCACGCGAACCCGGCGGTGACCTTCAACTACTTCCGGGACCCCAGGGACGTGGAGCGGTGCGTGCGCGGGATCCAGACCATCGAGCGGGTGGTGCGCTCGCGGGCCTTCTCCCGCTTCACCTACGCCAACGCGACCGCCATGGACGTCGCCTTCGACCGTGCCGCGCTGGCCAAGTTCCTCAACTTGCTGCCCCGGCACCCCCGGGACACGCGCCCGCTGCAGCAGTACTGCCGGGACACGGTGATGACCATCTGGCACTACCACGGCGGCTGCCACGTCGGGCCCGTCGTCGACCCGGACTACCGCGTCATCGGCgtcgccggcctccgcgtcgtcgACAGCTCCACCTTCAAGTACTCCCCCGGCACCAACCCGCAGGCCACCGTCATGATGCTCGGCAG GTACATGGGGCTGAAGATTCAGGAGGAGGGATGGAGGCCAGGACCCAGAAATTAA
- the LOC109757212 gene encoding protein HOTHEAD-like isoform X1 has protein sequence MAAPGLRGSSVALVLAATVLGSFYLRPAVSQQQGQGEEAAGEEEEAQRQRYNFRFVRHARDAPLVSHYNYIVVGGGTAGCPLAATLSERSRVLLLERGGYPYGNRNVSSEYHFADALADTSPRSPAQRFVSEDGVVNARARVLGGGSCLNAGFYTRASSEYVRAAGWDARLVNASYRWVERELVFRPDVPRWQGALREGLLQAGVTPDNGYTVDHVPGTKIGGTIFDSAGRRHTAADFLRGANPRRLTVFLHATVSQVLFRRREGSASPVAYGVVFTDPMGVQHRVYLRGVGRSEVILAAGTLGSPQLLMLSGVGPRAHLEKHGVRAVVDRPMVGQGVADNPMNSVFVPSPVPVALSLVQVVGVTRFGSFIEGVSGSQFGIPLHSRRRAHSFGMFSPMTGQLGTLPPRERTAEAMRRAAEVMRGLDRRAFRGGFILEKILGPLSTGHVELRSTDPHANPAVTFNYFRDPRDVERCVRGIQTIERVVRSRAFSRFTYANATAMDVAFDRAALAKFLNLLPRHPRDTRPLQQYCRDTVMTIWHYHGGCHVGPVVDPDYRVIGVAGLRVVDSSTFKYSPGTNPQATVMMLGRYMGLKIQEEGWRPGPRN, from the exons ATGGCGGCGCCTGGCCTTCGGGGCTCATCCGTGGCGCTTGTCCTCGCCGCGACGGTTCTTGGCTCATTTTACCTCAGACCCGCCGTCTCGCAGCAGCAGGGCCAGGGAGAGGAAGCtgcaggcgaggaggaggaggcgcagcGGCAGAGGTACAACTTCCGGTTCGTGCGGCACGCGCGGGACGCGCCGCTGGTGTCCCACTACAACTACATCGTGGTCGGCGGCGGCACGGCGGGCTGCCCGCTGGCGGCCACGCTGTCGGAGCGTTCGCGCGTGCTCCTCCTGGAGCGCGGCGGCTACCCGTACGGCAACCGCAACGTGTCCAGCGAGTACCACTTCGCGGACGCGCTGGCGGACACGTCGCCGCGGTCGCCGGCGCAGCGGTTCGTGTCGGAGGACGGCGTCGTCAACGCCCGCGCGCGCGTGCTGGGCGGCGGGAGCTGCCTCAACGCCGGCTTCTACACGCGCGCCAGCAGCGAGTACGTGCGCGCCGCCGGGTGGGACGCGCGCCTGGTGAACGCCTCGTACCGGTGGGTGGAGCGCGAGCTGGTGTTCCGCCCGGACGTGCCGCGGTGGCAGGGCGCGCTCCGCGAGGGCCTCCTCCAGGCCGGCGTCACCCCGGACAACGGCTACACCGTCGACCACGTCCCCGGCACCAAGATCGGCGGCACCATCTTCGACAGCGCCGGCCGCCGTCACACCGCCGCCGACTTCCTCCGCGGCGCCAACCCCAGGCGCCTCACCGTGTTCCTGCACGCCACCGTGTCGCAGGTCCTCTTCCGGCGCAGAG AGGGGTCGGCGAGCCCCGTGGCGTACGGTGTGGTGTTCACGGACCCCATGGGGGTGCAGCACCGCGTGTACCTGCGGGGCGTGGGGAGGAGCGAGGTGATCCTGGCGGCGGGGACGCTGGGGAGCCCGCAGCTGCTGATGCTGAGCGGCGTCGGCCCGCGCGCGCACCTGGAGAAGCACGGCGTCCGCGCCGTCGTGGACCGCCCCATGGTCGGGCAGGGCGTGGCCGACAACCCCATGAACTCGGTGTTCGTCCCGTCCCCCGTCCCCGTCGCGCTCTCGCTGGTCCAGGTCGTCGGCGTCACCCGCTTCGGCAGCTTCATCGAGGGCGTCAGCGGCTCCCAGTTCGGCATCCCCCTCCactcccgccgccgcgcccactCCTTTGGCATGTTCTCCCCCATG ACGGGGCAGCTCGGGACGCTGCCGCCGAGGGAGAGGACGGCGGAGGCGatgcggcgggcggcggaggtgATGCGGGGGCTGGACCGGCGGGCGTTCCGGGGCGGCTTCATCCTGGAGAAGATCCTAGGGCCGCTCTCCACGGGGCACGTGGAGCTGCGGTCGACGGACCCGCACGCGAACCCGGCGGTGACCTTCAACTACTTCCGGGACCCCAGGGACGTGGAGCGGTGCGTGCGCGGGATCCAGACCATCGAGCGGGTGGTGCGCTCGCGGGCCTTCTCCCGCTTCACCTACGCCAACGCGACCGCCATGGACGTCGCCTTCGACCGTGCCGCGCTGGCCAAGTTCCTCAACTTGCTGCCCCGGCACCCCCGGGACACGCGCCCGCTGCAGCAGTACTGCCGGGACACGGTGATGACCATCTGGCACTACCACGGCGGCTGCCACGTCGGGCCCGTCGTCGACCCGGACTACCGCGTCATCGGCgtcgccggcctccgcgtcgtcgACAGCTCCACCTTCAAGTACTCCCCCGGCACCAACCCGCAGGCCACCGTCATGATGCTCGGCAG GTACATGGGGCTGAAGATTCAGGAGGAGGGATGGAGGCCAGGACCCAGAAATTAA